A region of Sulfitobacter faviae DNA encodes the following proteins:
- a CDS encoding FHIPEP family type III secretion protein encodes MSAKPNTLLPQLSMFGANKDVSFAVGMALVLAVLFLPLPPILLDFGLALSLSLSVLIFMVALWIPSPLQFNSFPTLLLVTTMLRLSLNVASTRLILSEGHAGMHAAGM; translated from the coding sequence ATGAGCGCGAAACCCAATACCCTTCTGCCGCAACTCAGCATGTTTGGCGCCAATAAGGACGTGAGCTTTGCCGTTGGCATGGCGTTGGTGCTGGCGGTGCTGTTCCTGCCGCTGCCGCCGATCCTGCTGGATTTCGGGCTGGCGCTGTCGCTGTCGCTCTCGGTGCTGATCTTCATGGTGGCGCTTTGGATCCCCTCCCCCTTGCAGTTCAACTCTTTCCCGACGCTGCTGCTCGTCACCACCATGCTAAGGCTGTCGCTCAACGTGGCCTCGACCCGGCTGATCCTCAGCGAAGGCCATGCGGGGATGCATGCGGCGGGGATGTGA
- a CDS encoding lytic transglycosylase domain-containing protein, with product MARAALLGAALASPTLAQGWGSFYEPSRKDKVTQTARTLAAKGGPEGVCIREILAAQTRHGIPDNLLLAIGLQEAGTRRNGHFTVWPYAVNAAGEGRLFDSRTAALDWIAERQASGIRSIDVGCMQINLRWHPDAFDSPAQGFDPRVNVDYAARFLKRLHRRTGSWLQAAGSYHSFEPEYRDTYLDRLQKNISAANARLPEFQALASASPAAAPARPRKTARREAGRYDRLTAKATWGAQIGGAANARRSLYSAHEMQPVLPQFTTVPAEDAG from the coding sequence ATGGCCCGCGCGGCACTTTTGGGCGCCGCGCTCGCCTCCCCCACCCTCGCGCAAGGCTGGGGGTCTTTCTATGAGCCGTCGCGCAAGGACAAGGTGACGCAGACCGCGCGCACGCTTGCCGCCAAGGGCGGGCCAGAGGGGGTCTGCATCCGCGAGATCCTCGCCGCCCAAACCCGGCATGGCATCCCCGACAATCTGCTGCTGGCCATCGGCCTGCAAGAGGCGGGCACCCGCCGCAACGGGCATTTCACGGTCTGGCCCTATGCGGTCAACGCCGCGGGCGAAGGGCGGCTGTTCGACAGCCGCACTGCCGCGCTGGATTGGATTGCAGAGCGGCAGGCGAGCGGCATCCGCTCTATCGACGTGGGCTGTATGCAGATCAACTTGCGCTGGCACCCGGATGCCTTTGACAGCCCCGCCCAAGGGTTCGATCCGCGGGTGAATGTGGATTACGCGGCGCGCTTTCTCAAGCGGTTGCACCGGCGCACAGGCAGTTGGCTACAGGCGGCGGGGTCGTATCATTCCTTTGAGCCGGAATACCGCGACACCTACCTCGACCGGCTGCAAAAGAACATTTCCGCCGCCAATGCGCGGCTGCCGGAGTTTCAGGCGCTGGCCAGTGCCAGCCCGGCGGCGGCCCCTGCCCGCCCGCGCAAAACGGCGCGGCGCGAGGCGGGCCGCTATGACAGGCTGACGGCCAAGGCTACATGGGGCGCACAGATCGGCGGGGCGGCGAACGCGCGGCGCTCGCTTTACTCGGCGCATGAGATGCAGCCGGTCCTGCCGCAGTTTACCACCGTCCCGGCGGAGGATGCGGGATGA